The following coding sequences lie in one Kribbella sp. NBC_00709 genomic window:
- a CDS encoding PEP/pyruvate-binding domain-containing protein → MNREHVVREPGGFAVTAEAYREFVREARLGSVIARSIRRFRAGRDLVVAAAEIRSAFRDASLPSTMVDDILKAYEELGGDGTEVVVRCSPVTSADAIQDEVFSHLTTGGDVIAACRRCFASLYGAVAIGNREAAGIDHLRVAMPVTVQRMVRSGTARGESPFVRLPAPRGSVTGRLRIPTG, encoded by the coding sequence ATGAACAGGGAGCACGTCGTCCGGGAACCCGGAGGCTTCGCGGTCACCGCCGAGGCTTACCGTGAGTTCGTCCGGGAAGCGCGATTGGGATCCGTGATCGCGCGGTCCATCCGCAGGTTCCGGGCCGGCCGCGACCTGGTCGTGGCCGCGGCAGAGATCCGCTCCGCCTTCCGCGATGCGTCGCTGCCCTCGACGATGGTCGACGACATCCTGAAGGCGTACGAGGAGCTTGGTGGCGACGGCACCGAAGTCGTCGTCCGTTGCAGCCCGGTGACCTCCGCCGACGCGATCCAGGACGAGGTCTTCTCGCACCTCACCACCGGGGGCGACGTGATCGCCGCCTGTCGCCGGTGCTTCGCGTCGCTGTACGGCGCCGTTGCCATCGGCAACCGAGAGGCCGCGGGCATCGATCACCTCCGGGTGGCGATGCCGGTGACCGTACAACGGATGGTGCGCTCCGGCACGGCCCGTGGTGAGAGCCCGTTCGTCCGGCTGCCCGCGCCCCGTGGCTCAGTGACCGGTCGGCTGCGGATCCCGACCGGCTAA
- a CDS encoding arsenate-mycothiol transferase ArsC gives MAKRVVFVCTQNSARSQLAAAIWSRRSQVPVASAGTQPVRRIHPRALKVARRHGLDPVDWRTAHLSDVVRRGDLLIAVCDNAYEHLLPEQRPRLHWSIPDPAPADTDAAFEAAYTDIANRVERLAPTLSPEAARSTR, from the coding sequence GTGGCCAAGCGAGTGGTGTTCGTCTGCACCCAGAACTCCGCACGCTCCCAACTCGCCGCGGCGATCTGGTCCCGGCGCAGCCAGGTGCCGGTCGCGTCCGCGGGCACTCAGCCGGTCCGGCGGATCCACCCACGGGCGCTGAAGGTCGCGCGCCGCCACGGCCTGGACCCCGTCGACTGGCGGACCGCCCACCTGAGCGACGTCGTACGACGCGGCGATCTGCTGATCGCGGTCTGCGACAACGCGTACGAGCACCTGCTGCCCGAGCAGCGACCCCGACTCCACTGGTCGATCCCCGACCCGGCGCCCGCCGACACCGACGCCGCCTTCGAGGCGGCCTACACCGACATCGCCAACCGTGTCGAACGATTGGCACCCACACTGTCGCCCGAGGCCGCCCGGAGCACCCGATGA
- a CDS encoding universal stress protein, with amino-acid sequence MSAWNRTGPVVVEVDGSAENLRVVDYASAEALRMGAELVLVAPYSAHGSYSPMMPGYAPKPPAEAADAAVRVAVAHVRHRDGYATELVAVTEEGSRLRVLAAAARKARMLVVGRSCSRGPQRLVHSQANLTLAGRAGCPVVVVPLSWRPSLVDRKVAVGIDGTALSAEALEFAFGVAAGREGELVVVHAGLPAGRRFVEEDPDGSWISRADYVLSETLAPWTSRFPDVRVTRFLSSRPPAAALVHESGDVGLVVVGAHGGRLPIDPVARRSTAAMTCPVAIVPHHLTVAEGKRLEPARTVVGTH; translated from the coding sequence ATGAGTGCCTGGAATCGGACCGGCCCGGTAGTGGTCGAGGTCGACGGAAGCGCGGAGAACCTTCGCGTGGTGGATTACGCGTCGGCGGAGGCGTTGCGGATGGGTGCGGAGCTGGTGCTGGTCGCGCCGTACTCGGCGCACGGTTCGTACTCTCCGATGATGCCGGGCTACGCGCCGAAGCCGCCGGCCGAGGCGGCGGATGCTGCGGTGCGGGTGGCGGTGGCGCATGTGCGGCACCGTGATGGATACGCGACCGAACTGGTCGCGGTCACCGAGGAGGGATCGCGGCTGCGGGTTCTGGCGGCGGCGGCGCGGAAGGCGCGGATGCTGGTGGTCGGGCGTTCGTGCAGCCGCGGTCCGCAGCGGTTGGTGCACTCCCAGGCGAACCTGACGCTGGCCGGGCGGGCGGGCTGTCCGGTGGTTGTCGTACCGCTGTCGTGGAGGCCGTCGCTGGTCGACCGGAAGGTTGCTGTCGGCATCGATGGTACGGCGTTGTCGGCCGAGGCGCTGGAGTTCGCCTTCGGGGTCGCTGCGGGACGGGAGGGGGAGCTGGTCGTTGTCCACGCCGGGCTGCCGGCCGGGCGTCGGTTTGTGGAGGAGGACCCGGACGGTTCGTGGATCAGCCGGGCGGATTACGTCTTGTCGGAGACGCTGGCGCCGTGGACGAGTCGTTTCCCGGACGTGAGGGTGACGCGGTTCCTGAGCAGCCGGCCGCCGGCGGCGGCGTTGGTGCACGAGAGCGGCGACGTCGGCCTGGTCGTTGTCGGCGCGCACGGTGGCCGGTTGCCGATCGACCCGGTCGCGCGGCGGTCGACGGCCGCGATGACCTGCCCGGTCGCGATCGTGCCGCACCACCTGACCGTTGCCGAGGGCAAACGCCTGGAACCTGCCCGCACCGTCGTCGGAACGCATTGA
- a CDS encoding Acg family FMN-binding oxidoreductase: MTIDETTRVPEAVRDTLLRAAVAAPSMHNTQPWRFRFAGRTVEVYRDRVRELPAEDPSRRMLFISLGAAILNLRVAAAACGMGSAVRHLIDQRQPDLIAVVELGGTPNGPRAALAPYLTRRRTNREPFTDERLSAQLRIELDLCARVEGAVLQWLDTPARQWWLRMATSEAGAADDASSARTAERRRWIGGDRPADGVPSSALGSRPAAADAVVRDMAATQADAVRPLADFEREPQLAVLATRYDGPIEWLRAGQALEHVLLEATARGLSTSLLNQAIEHEELRSQVNDPLGPWQRPQTVIRFGHGPAVPPTPRRAIEDVLIQDGGHPAAVLRGVEER, encoded by the coding sequence ATGACCATAGATGAAACGACTCGCGTGCCGGAGGCGGTGCGGGACACGTTGCTGCGGGCCGCAGTCGCGGCGCCGTCGATGCACAACACGCAGCCGTGGCGGTTCCGGTTCGCCGGCCGGACGGTGGAGGTGTACCGGGACCGGGTGCGGGAGCTGCCGGCCGAGGATCCGTCGCGGCGGATGTTGTTCATCTCGCTGGGTGCCGCGATCCTCAACCTGCGGGTGGCGGCCGCCGCGTGCGGCATGGGCTCGGCGGTGCGGCATCTGATCGACCAGCGGCAGCCGGACCTGATCGCCGTCGTCGAGCTCGGGGGGACCCCGAACGGACCGCGGGCGGCGCTGGCGCCGTACCTGACGCGGCGCCGGACGAACCGGGAGCCGTTCACCGACGAGCGGTTGTCCGCACAGCTCCGGATCGAGCTCGACCTGTGTGCTCGGGTGGAGGGCGCAGTACTGCAATGGCTCGACACGCCGGCCCGGCAGTGGTGGTTGCGGATGGCAACGAGCGAGGCGGGGGCGGCGGACGACGCGTCGTCGGCACGGACAGCTGAGCGCAGGCGTTGGATCGGTGGCGACCGGCCGGCTGACGGTGTGCCGTCCAGCGCACTGGGTTCGCGGCCGGCAGCCGCTGATGCCGTCGTGCGGGACATGGCCGCCACGCAAGCCGATGCCGTGCGCCCGCTGGCCGACTTCGAGCGGGAACCACAACTGGCGGTCCTCGCGACCCGGTACGACGGTCCGATCGAATGGCTGCGTGCCGGACAGGCGTTGGAGCATGTGCTTCTCGAAGCCACCGCACGAGGGCTGTCTACATCCTTGCTGAATCAAGCGATCGAGCACGAGGAACTCCGCAGTCAGGTCAACGATCCACTGGGGCCGTGGCAGCGCCCGCAGACCGTGATCCGGTTCGGCCACGGCCCGGCGGTTCCGCCGACACCCCGGCGCGCGATCGAAGACGTCCTGATCCAGGACGGCGGCCATCCGGCAGCCGTCCTCAGGGGAGTGGAGGAACGATGA
- a CDS encoding response regulator transcription factor: MTIKVFLLDDHEVVRLGLHQLLDAEPDIEVVGDASTAAEAIARIPAVRPDVAVLDVRLPDGDGITVCREVRSLMDEPPACLMLTSFSDDEALFTAIMAGAAGYLLKQIHGQALVDAVRRLAAGESLLDPSMTVKVLERLRHPTETEDPRYASLTEQERRILAEIAEGKTNRQIAQSLFLAEKTVKNYVSSLLRKLNLERRTEAAVFAIEHTKKQPRP, from the coding sequence ATGACGATCAAGGTGTTCCTGCTCGACGACCATGAGGTGGTGCGGCTCGGGCTGCATCAGTTGCTCGATGCGGAGCCGGACATCGAGGTCGTCGGTGACGCCTCGACCGCGGCGGAGGCGATCGCGCGGATCCCCGCCGTACGTCCCGATGTCGCGGTCTTGGACGTCCGGCTGCCCGACGGTGATGGGATCACCGTGTGCCGGGAGGTCCGCTCGCTGATGGACGAGCCGCCGGCTTGCTTGATGCTGACGTCGTTCTCGGATGACGAGGCGTTGTTCACCGCGATCATGGCGGGTGCGGCCGGGTACCTGCTGAAGCAGATCCACGGGCAGGCGCTGGTCGATGCCGTACGGCGCCTTGCTGCCGGCGAATCGCTGCTGGATCCGAGCATGACCGTGAAGGTGCTGGAACGTCTGCGGCACCCCACCGAGACCGAGGATCCGCGGTACGCGTCGTTGACCGAACAGGAACGCCGCATCCTCGCCGAGATCGCCGAGGGCAAGACCAACCGCCAGATCGCGCAATCCCTGTTCCTGGCCGAGAAGACCGTGAAGAACTACGTGTCGTCCCTGCTCCGCAAGCTCAACCTCGAGCGCCGCACCGAAGCCGCCGTCTTCGCCATCGAACACACCAAGAAGCAGCCGCGGCCCTAG
- the ppk2 gene encoding polyphosphate kinase 2, translating to MGRLPKKLYERELLRLQAELVKLQEWVRVEKARVVVVFEGRDAAGKGSTIKRVTEYLNPRVARIAALPAPTERQRSQWYFQRYVEHLPAAGEIVLFDRSWYNRAGVERVMGFCTGQEYARFLHQCPIFERLLVEDGVQLRKYWFSVSDNEQEHRFRSRLEDPMRRWKLSPMDLESISRWEDYSRAKDEMFVHTDIPEAPWYVVESEDKRSARINMIAHLLSTIPYHEVQRLPLDLPPRPPSKGYERTPREMQTQVPDHAAQLRR from the coding sequence ATGGGACGGTTGCCGAAGAAGCTGTACGAGCGGGAACTGCTGCGGCTGCAGGCCGAGTTGGTGAAGCTGCAGGAGTGGGTCCGGGTCGAGAAGGCCCGGGTCGTGGTGGTCTTCGAGGGCCGGGACGCGGCCGGCAAGGGCAGCACGATCAAGCGCGTCACGGAGTACCTCAATCCCCGCGTCGCCCGGATCGCGGCGCTGCCCGCGCCGACCGAGCGGCAGCGGTCGCAGTGGTACTTCCAGCGGTACGTCGAGCACCTGCCGGCCGCCGGCGAGATCGTGCTGTTCGACCGCAGCTGGTACAACCGGGCCGGGGTCGAACGGGTGATGGGGTTCTGCACCGGCCAGGAGTACGCGCGGTTCCTGCACCAGTGCCCGATCTTCGAGCGGCTGCTGGTCGAGGACGGCGTACAGCTGCGCAAGTACTGGTTCTCGGTCAGCGACAACGAGCAGGAGCACCGCTTCCGCAGCCGCCTCGAGGACCCGATGCGGCGCTGGAAGCTGTCCCCGATGGACCTCGAGTCGATCAGCCGCTGGGAGGACTACTCCCGCGCCAAGGACGAGATGTTCGTCCACACCGACATCCCCGAAGCACCGTGGTACGTCGTGGAGAGCGAAGACAAACGCTCCGCCCGGATCAACATGATCGCCCACCTGCTGTCCACGATCCCGTACCACGAGGTCCAGCGGCTCCCGCTCGATCTCCCACCGCGACCGCCGTCCAAAGGCTACGAACGCACACCCCGCGAGATGCAGACCCAGGTCCCCGACCACGCGGCTCAGCTCCGCCGCTGA
- a CDS encoding alpha/beta hydrolase: MTTTPTPAVPTDHPARQDSGRKGHIGRVVASSLAIGLVAALLLVAAPFIPAEISEVTGAVLCGFALGWALLAVLSTRFTDQPQQWAAIPAMFMGVGGLLLVAFGSGVDAVLNWVWPPALLALAIWMAVRVRRQLRSRSGRWLLYPVIALLALAAIGGGYETVRQAADTKAYPMPGQLIDVGGHSLHLNCTGSGSPTVVLEAGGGEMSSNLGWIMPAVAGTTRVCVYDRAGRGWSEAADVPQDGTQIAIDLHTLLQRGNIPGPYVLAGHSFGGLYVRTFAARYPNDVAGLVLVDSTAAGSATQPGTTSVDDAGSYDALGRVSALISSSARLGLARLYGQLSYGSLPPRSRDEARATGSTASNLRSTIDEYVQANASIDQAATLQDFAGKPLVVVTAGSGNDAAWQAKQKDMAALSTNSAHRVISGATHEALVAEQEYSAATSQAILDVVSAVRGRGQLSN; the protein is encoded by the coding sequence GTGACTACCACGCCGACTCCCGCTGTCCCGACCGATCATCCGGCTCGCCAGGACAGCGGGCGGAAGGGACACATCGGCCGGGTCGTGGCCAGTTCGTTGGCCATCGGACTCGTCGCCGCGCTGCTGCTGGTCGCGGCCCCATTCATCCCAGCTGAGATCAGCGAGGTCACTGGCGCGGTTCTGTGCGGGTTCGCATTGGGCTGGGCGTTGTTGGCGGTGCTGTCGACGCGGTTCACCGATCAGCCTCAGCAGTGGGCCGCGATTCCTGCGATGTTCATGGGAGTTGGCGGTCTTCTCCTGGTGGCGTTCGGTTCCGGCGTGGATGCAGTACTCAACTGGGTGTGGCCGCCCGCCCTGCTGGCGTTGGCGATCTGGATGGCCGTGCGCGTCCGTCGACAGTTGCGCAGCCGGAGCGGACGCTGGCTGCTGTACCCAGTGATTGCGCTCTTGGCTCTTGCTGCGATCGGGGGCGGCTACGAAACCGTACGGCAAGCGGCCGATACGAAGGCGTACCCGATGCCTGGCCAACTGATCGATGTCGGCGGGCACAGTCTGCATCTGAACTGCACCGGCTCAGGCAGCCCCACCGTCGTACTCGAAGCCGGCGGCGGCGAGATGTCGTCGAATCTCGGGTGGATCATGCCGGCCGTGGCCGGTACGACGCGGGTCTGCGTCTACGACCGTGCAGGTCGCGGCTGGAGCGAGGCGGCCGACGTCCCGCAGGACGGAACACAAATAGCGATCGACCTGCACACGTTGCTGCAGCGCGGCAACATTCCCGGACCGTACGTGCTCGCGGGCCACTCCTTCGGCGGGCTCTACGTCCGTACCTTCGCCGCTCGCTACCCGAACGACGTCGCCGGACTGGTACTGGTGGACTCGACGGCAGCGGGCTCAGCTACCCAACCAGGTACGACGTCAGTTGATGATGCAGGCTCGTACGACGCGTTGGGTCGTGTCTCCGCACTGATCTCGTCCTCGGCTCGACTCGGACTGGCCCGCCTCTACGGTCAGTTGTCTTACGGCAGTCTGCCGCCGCGGTCCCGGGACGAGGCACGCGCCACCGGCTCGACCGCAAGTAACCTCCGCAGCACGATCGACGAGTACGTGCAGGCGAACGCGTCGATCGACCAAGCCGCGACGCTGCAGGACTTCGCCGGCAAGCCCTTGGTCGTCGTGACGGCCGGCAGCGGAAATGACGCCGCCTGGCAAGCGAAGCAGAAAGACATGGCCGCTTTGTCGACCAACAGCGCGCACCGTGTCATCAGCGGTGCCACACACGAGGCGCTGGTCGCGGAGCAGGAATACTCGGCCGCCACCTCGCAAGCGATCCTCGACGTCGTCTCCGCAGTTCGGGGCCGAGGGCAACTGAGTAACTGA
- a CDS encoding XRE family transcriptional regulator, producing MTDSYARNLKLQLEWYGEPLGVRFRRLLGRLELSQAQLAGILGLSAPMLSQLMSGQRAKISNPTVLTRLLQLEATVNDPAWDSHPPAEQQRRLDEIRGAQRSTLTVDQVKDTPATPVPVGDPVLAIQSLLRDIASACDLQGASELLEDRYPELAEALRVLGAGRTQDARAYYTKITGNR from the coding sequence GTGACCGACTCGTACGCGCGCAACCTCAAGCTGCAGCTGGAGTGGTACGGCGAACCGCTGGGCGTCCGCTTCCGGCGCCTTCTCGGCCGCCTGGAGCTCTCCCAGGCCCAGCTCGCCGGCATCCTCGGCCTGTCCGCGCCGATGCTGTCGCAGTTGATGTCCGGCCAGCGCGCCAAGATCAGCAACCCGACTGTACTGACGCGCCTGCTCCAGCTCGAGGCGACGGTGAACGATCCCGCCTGGGACTCCCATCCGCCGGCCGAGCAACAGCGCCGGCTCGACGAGATTCGTGGCGCCCAGCGATCAACCCTCACCGTCGACCAGGTCAAGGACACGCCCGCTACGCCGGTTCCCGTGGGCGATCCGGTCCTAGCCATCCAGTCGCTGCTCCGCGACATCGCCTCTGCCTGCGACCTCCAAGGAGCCTCCGAACTGCTCGAGGACCGCTATCCCGAACTGGCGGAGGCACTTCGGGTGCTCGGCGCAGGCCGGACCCAGGACGCGCGCGCCTACTACACGAAGATCACCGGCAACCGCTGA
- a CDS encoding GNAT family N-acetyltransferase, which yields MTEPTQVVHIRDAVPGDGDALAELHARSRAVYYRAGGHEVASHPDEEYRELWRKMVDDPRLAVLVAAVDDEIVGVVTVDADEVFPTRAPHEKRVRLAGIFVDPGQWNIGVGTALMARFVSIARQADAVGEVEVWERNSRAIRFYERHGWTRDGTSRPGPAGAAYLGYVHLP from the coding sequence ATGACAGAGCCGACTCAGGTGGTTCACATTCGCGACGCGGTGCCCGGGGACGGCGATGCGTTGGCGGAGCTGCACGCTCGGTCGCGGGCTGTGTACTACCGTGCCGGCGGTCATGAGGTGGCATCACATCCCGACGAGGAGTACCGGGAGCTCTGGCGCAAGATGGTCGATGATCCTCGGTTGGCCGTCCTGGTAGCCGCCGTGGACGATGAGATCGTCGGTGTGGTCACGGTGGACGCCGACGAGGTGTTTCCGACCAGAGCGCCGCACGAAAAGCGTGTCCGGCTCGCGGGCATCTTCGTCGATCCGGGCCAGTGGAACATCGGAGTCGGTACCGCGCTGATGGCACGCTTCGTCTCCATCGCACGCCAGGCCGACGCCGTCGGCGAGGTAGAGGTGTGGGAGCGGAACTCTCGTGCCATCCGGTTCTACGAGCGACACGGCTGGACCCGGGACGGAACCTCCCGTCCGGGGCCGGCCGGGGCGGCCTACCTCGGCTACGTACATCTGCCGTAA
- a CDS encoding arsenate reductase ArsC codes for MSKPAVLFVCIHNAGRSQMAAGWLRHLAGDTIEVRSAGSEPADQINPVAVEAMREVGIDITGAVPHVLETEDVRNSDVVITMGCGDACPIFPGERYEDWELTDPAGQPIEVVREVRDDIRGRIEELIAELQIP; via the coding sequence ATGAGCAAGCCTGCTGTTCTCTTCGTTTGCATCCACAACGCAGGCCGTTCACAGATGGCCGCCGGGTGGCTGCGTCACCTCGCCGGCGACACGATCGAAGTACGGTCCGCTGGATCCGAGCCCGCCGATCAGATCAACCCCGTCGCTGTGGAGGCGATGCGCGAGGTTGGGATCGACATCACCGGCGCCGTGCCGCATGTCCTCGAAACCGAGGACGTCCGCAACAGCGATGTCGTCATCACGATGGGCTGCGGCGATGCGTGTCCCATCTTCCCCGGCGAACGCTACGAAGACTGGGAACTCACCGACCCTGCCGGCCAACCCATCGAGGTAGTCCGCGAGGTCCGCGACGACATCCGCGGCCGAATCGAAGAACTCATAGCCGAGCTGCAAATCCCCTAG
- a CDS encoding flavodoxin domain-containing protein encodes MSKKVLVAYASKMGATGGIAEAIGDELRARGHTVDVLDVAQVKDIEPYDAVVLGSALYIRRWRKEAVRFLQHNVEELRKRQVWLFHSGPVGPDKDQDQAMPSAVANLARQIGATPAITFAGSLDPATAKGFLARRLATGNLGGDSRDWAKIKAWAADISAAIEATQRSTWHRPIHPTGLI; translated from the coding sequence ATGTCCAAGAAAGTACTGGTCGCGTACGCAAGCAAGATGGGCGCGACCGGTGGTATCGCCGAGGCGATCGGCGACGAACTGCGGGCGCGCGGACACACCGTCGACGTTCTCGACGTCGCACAGGTCAAGGACATCGAGCCGTACGACGCCGTCGTACTCGGCAGCGCGCTGTACATCCGCCGGTGGCGCAAGGAAGCCGTCCGCTTCCTTCAGCACAACGTCGAAGAGCTTCGCAAGCGCCAGGTCTGGCTGTTCCACAGCGGCCCCGTCGGCCCGGATAAGGACCAGGACCAGGCGATGCCGTCGGCCGTGGCCAACCTCGCCCGCCAGATCGGAGCGACGCCCGCAATCACCTTCGCCGGCAGCCTCGACCCGGCCACCGCCAAAGGCTTCCTCGCCCGCCGCCTTGCCACCGGCAACCTCGGCGGCGACTCCCGCGACTGGGCCAAGATCAAAGCCTGGGCCGCCGACATCAGCGCCGCTATCGAAGCCACCCAACGCAGCACATGGCACCGTCCCATCCACCCGACCGGCCTCATCTGA
- a CDS encoding universal stress protein, whose product MNHKPVVVGIDGSPAAEVAVKWAALEAASLHTGLQLLYAVPTPASASLAGDTVYHAVMLARGVEPAVATDTRIENGTPSAVLVKASGEAAVVVIGSRGLGVMIGALVGATGLDLAANARCPVVVVRPDLGSLAGIRVVIGYDGSRAGDTALDFGLDYARRHDLAVRVVAAQPEGSELHQITEAELSDAVRTRGGHEAELIQITGHPAEQILRLSADASLIVLGARGRGGFAGMLIGSVSQTVLHHADCPVAVIPAAATGG is encoded by the coding sequence ATGAATCACAAACCTGTTGTCGTCGGCATCGACGGCTCACCCGCCGCAGAGGTCGCGGTCAAGTGGGCAGCTCTCGAAGCCGCGTCGCTGCACACCGGACTCCAGCTGCTGTACGCCGTCCCCACGCCTGCCTCCGCGTCGCTGGCCGGCGATACCGTCTATCACGCGGTCATGCTTGCCCGTGGTGTCGAGCCGGCCGTCGCAACCGACACGCGGATCGAGAACGGTACGCCGTCGGCGGTCCTGGTGAAGGCCTCCGGCGAGGCCGCTGTGGTGGTGATCGGCAGTCGCGGTCTCGGCGTGATGATCGGCGCACTCGTCGGCGCCACGGGGCTCGACCTCGCGGCCAACGCCCGCTGCCCGGTGGTCGTCGTACGCCCCGACCTCGGCAGCCTGGCCGGCATCCGTGTCGTCATCGGGTACGACGGCTCACGGGCCGGCGACACCGCGCTCGACTTCGGACTCGACTACGCCCGCCGGCACGATCTCGCCGTACGCGTCGTCGCGGCCCAGCCCGAAGGAAGCGAGCTGCATCAGATCACGGAGGCCGAGCTGAGCGACGCCGTCCGTACGCGCGGTGGGCACGAGGCGGAGCTGATCCAGATCACCGGCCATCCCGCCGAACAGATCCTGCGGCTGTCCGCCGACGCGAGCCTGATCGTCCTCGGTGCGCGCGGCCGCGGCGGCTTTGCCGGCATGCTGATCGGCTCCGTCAGCCAAACCGTCCTCCACCACGCCGACTGCCCCGTGGCCGTCATCCCCGCCGCCGCCACTGGCGGCTGA
- a CDS encoding Acg family FMN-binding oxidoreductase, whose protein sequence is MSEQLPKEHVDILLGAAIAAPSMHNTQPWRFEVEGHVIDVYLDGSRTLPAEDPTGRAMRIAAGAATFNLRCAAENLGYGTWFGLAPYPEEPDLLARVVLEPTGARNDDLLDLAAQIPYRHTDRHPADATPLADDVRVALLQAAYAEGAELTWLGETEVHTLLDLVLDTDLREVHDWHRRTERSHWVGGERSTDGIPSSALGPRSTSYPAAVRDMGTRPADRLRDERQFEERPELAILSTYFDEPADQVVAGAALERVLLTATRAGVSASFLNQPLEYDDLRTKVQRLTQRPGNAHMIIRFGRSRTHTGTARRPVADFLPDQ, encoded by the coding sequence GTGTCCGAGCAACTGCCCAAAGAGCATGTCGACATCCTGCTCGGTGCGGCGATCGCCGCACCGAGCATGCACAACACCCAGCCTTGGCGGTTCGAGGTCGAGGGCCACGTGATCGACGTCTACCTGGACGGATCTCGCACGCTCCCGGCTGAGGACCCGACCGGCCGGGCGATGCGGATCGCCGCCGGCGCCGCCACCTTCAACCTCCGGTGCGCGGCCGAGAACCTCGGGTACGGCACCTGGTTCGGGCTGGCGCCGTACCCGGAGGAACCCGATCTGCTCGCCCGCGTCGTCCTCGAACCCACCGGCGCCCGCAACGACGACCTGCTCGACCTCGCAGCACAGATCCCGTACCGCCACACCGACCGCCACCCGGCCGACGCCACTCCACTCGCCGACGACGTGCGCGTTGCGCTGCTGCAGGCGGCGTACGCCGAGGGCGCCGAGCTCACCTGGCTCGGCGAGACCGAGGTCCACACGCTCCTCGACCTCGTGCTCGACACGGACCTGCGCGAGGTCCACGACTGGCACCGGCGGACCGAACGGAGCCACTGGGTCGGCGGCGAGCGCAGCACCGACGGCATTCCCAGCTCGGCCCTCGGACCGCGATCGACCAGCTATCCCGCGGCTGTCCGGGACATGGGCACCCGACCGGCCGATCGACTCCGCGACGAACGACAGTTCGAGGAGCGCCCGGAACTCGCCATACTCTCCACCTACTTCGACGAACCGGCCGATCAGGTCGTCGCCGGCGCCGCGCTCGAGCGTGTGCTGCTGACCGCGACCCGGGCCGGCGTCAGCGCATCGTTCCTCAACCAGCCACTCGAGTACGACGACCTGCGCACCAAGGTGCAGCGCCTGACCCAGCGCCCGGGCAACGCCCACATGATCATCCGATTCGGCCGCAGCCGGACCCACACCGGCACCGCTCGCCGGCCGGTCGCAGACTTCCTGCCCGACCAGTAA
- a CDS encoding DUF4386 domain-containing protein, giving the protein MNTRRIATWTGWLMVVTFVASIPAYFILYAPVRDHPDYITGAGSDPTASVALGAVLELIVIIANVGTAVVPYVVYKRYSESLALGYVAARLLEATFIAIGIVSLLTFVFMRQEGTAGTDAALGRVFVAVYDRAFLIGPGFFAGVANGMVLGYLMYRSGLVPRRMAMLGLVGGPLVALSGIGVMFNVIDRGGAVQGIATIPEFFWELSFGIYLIVKGFKPPA; this is encoded by the coding sequence ATGAACACACGGAGGATTGCCACTTGGACGGGCTGGCTGATGGTGGTCACCTTCGTCGCCTCGATCCCGGCGTACTTCATCCTGTACGCGCCGGTGCGGGATCATCCCGACTACATCACCGGGGCCGGCTCCGACCCCACCGCGAGTGTGGCCTTGGGTGCTGTTCTCGAGCTCATCGTCATCATCGCCAACGTCGGCACGGCCGTCGTGCCGTACGTGGTCTACAAGCGTTACAGCGAAAGCCTCGCCCTGGGGTATGTCGCGGCACGCCTTCTCGAGGCCACCTTCATCGCCATCGGGATCGTCAGCCTGCTGACGTTCGTGTTCATGCGGCAGGAAGGAACGGCCGGTACGGACGCCGCTCTCGGTCGGGTGTTCGTCGCGGTCTACGACCGGGCGTTCCTGATCGGGCCGGGCTTCTTCGCCGGGGTCGCGAACGGAATGGTCCTGGGCTACCTGATGTACCGGTCCGGCCTGGTGCCACGACGGATGGCGATGCTGGGGCTGGTCGGAGGTCCGCTGGTCGCGCTCTCCGGAATCGGCGTCATGTTCAACGTCATCGACCGCGGAGGCGCAGTCCAGGGCATCGCGACGATCCCAGAATTCTTCTGGGAGCTCTCCTTCGGCATCTACCTCATCGTCAAGGGCTTCAAGCCGCCGGCCTGA
- a CDS encoding ATP-binding protein → MVRHAQASEVTVEVNADSQQVVARITDNGVGIGDQHRSSGLRNLTERAQAPGGTVRVTDNQPHGTIVELRAPLADN, encoded by the coding sequence ATCGTCCGCCACGCACAGGCCTCCGAAGTCACAGTCGAGGTCAACGCCGACAGTCAACAAGTCGTCGCGCGGATCACCGACAACGGCGTCGGCATCGGCGACCAGCACCGCAGCAGCGGACTGCGCAACCTCACCGAACGCGCACAGGCCCCCGGCGGCACCGTCCGGGTCACCGACAACCAGCCGCACGGCACAATCGTCGAGCTCCGCGCACCACTCGCCGACAACTGA